In Denitratisoma sp. DHT3, one DNA window encodes the following:
- a CDS encoding Fe(3+) ABC transporter substrate-binding protein — MKSRRHPILLALLSAIAITANAADKELNLYSARHYQTDEALYRNFEKQTGIKINRIEAKEDELLERIRNEGAASPADIFITVDAARLAKADELGLFAPVKSRLLESRIPAHLRSSDWFAFSTRARVIVYNKATLKAADVANYEDLALPRLKGQICMRSGSHPYNISLLASLIHHRGASNAEAWARGVATNFARGPKGGDTDQIRAVAAGECGVTIANTYYLARMMRSDKAEDRKAMEQVGLVWPDQQRQGAHINISGGGMLKTAPHKEAAVKFLEYLASDQAQIHFADGNNEWPVVPGVKADNPALSAMGKFKADLLPVSTLAKNAAEAQRIFDRVGWR, encoded by the coding sequence ATGAAATCCCGACGCCATCCGATCCTGCTGGCACTGCTCAGCGCCATCGCCATCACCGCCAACGCCGCGGACAAGGAACTCAACCTCTACTCGGCGCGCCACTACCAGACCGACGAAGCCCTTTACCGCAACTTCGAGAAGCAGACCGGGATCAAGATCAATCGCATCGAGGCCAAGGAAGACGAATTGCTGGAGCGTATCCGCAACGAGGGCGCCGCCAGCCCCGCGGACATCTTCATCACCGTCGATGCCGCGCGCCTGGCCAAGGCGGATGAACTGGGCCTGTTCGCCCCGGTCAAGTCCAGGCTGCTGGAGAGCCGCATTCCCGCCCACTTGCGCAGCAGCGACTGGTTCGCTTTTTCCACCCGTGCACGGGTCATCGTCTACAACAAGGCCACCCTCAAGGCCGCGGACGTGGCCAATTACGAGGACCTGGCCCTGCCCCGCCTCAAGGGGCAGATCTGCATGCGCTCCGGCAGCCATCCCTACAACATCTCGCTGCTGGCCAGCCTGATCCATCATCGCGGCGCGTCCAACGCCGAAGCCTGGGCGCGAGGGGTCGCCACCAATTTCGCCCGCGGCCCGAAAGGCGGCGACACCGACCAGATCCGCGCGGTCGCCGCCGGCGAGTGCGGCGTGACCATCGCCAACACCTATTACCTGGCGCGCATGATGCGTTCGGACAAGGCGGAAGATCGCAAGGCGATGGAGCAGGTGGGCCTCGTCTGGCCCGACCAGCAGCGCCAGGGCGCCCACATCAACATCTCCGGCGGCGGCATGCTGAAGACCGCGCCGCACAAGGAAGCCGCCGTGAAGTTCCTGGAGTACCTGGCCTCGGACCAGGCCCAGATCCATTTCGCCGACGGCAACAACGAATGGCCGGTGGTGCCCGGCGTCAAGGCCGACAACCCGGCGCTGAGCGCGATGGGCAAATTCAAGGCCGACCTGCTGCCGGTATCCACCCTGGCGAAGAACGCCGCGGAGGCCCAGAGGATTTTCGACCGCGTCGGCTGGCGCTAA
- a CDS encoding ABC transporter permease, with protein sequence MRLPLTAVCTLIALLVAMPVLSVGTNLFTGGTGDTWRHLVDTVLLEYIGNSALLCIGVGIGVTSVGTGAAWLAALHEFPGRRQFEWLLLLPMAMPAYVLAYAYTDFLQFVGPVQTWLREAFGWRRGDYWFPDVRSLGGAIVLFSCVLYPYVYLLARTAFLERAGGMIEAARVLGLSPVRAFFGVSIPLARPAIAAGMALALMETLADYGTVAYFALPTFTTGIYRAWFSLGDRTAAAQLAACLLGFVLLLLALEQASRGQARYHDTSGRRAVRQHLRGFPAVLAILGCALPIVVGFLLPAGLLLQLALADEGSVDGMPGRRFFDLARNSLILALIAAFLAAGLALLVAYGARHAVRTRQRLAQWSARLASLGYAVPGSVIAVGVLIPVTRLDHALAGLWQQFSGTHPGLILTGGIAALVYAYVARFLSVALQTVESGMSRITGSMDDAARSLGCGQGQTLGRVHLPLLRGSLLTAMLLVFVEVMKELPATLVMRPFNFDTLATQTYTLAADERLGEASIPALAIVAVGLLPIILLARQIARGRAATGC encoded by the coding sequence TTGCGCCTGCCCCTGACCGCCGTCTGTACCTTGATCGCCCTGCTGGTGGCCATGCCGGTGCTATCCGTGGGAACCAATCTATTCACGGGCGGCACCGGCGACACCTGGCGCCATCTGGTCGATACCGTGCTGCTGGAATACATCGGCAATTCCGCGCTGCTGTGCATCGGCGTCGGCATCGGCGTGACCAGTGTCGGCACGGGCGCGGCGTGGCTGGCGGCGCTCCACGAGTTTCCCGGCCGGCGCCAGTTCGAGTGGCTGCTGCTGCTGCCGATGGCCATGCCTGCCTATGTGCTGGCCTATGCCTACACCGATTTCCTGCAGTTCGTCGGGCCGGTGCAGACCTGGCTGCGCGAAGCGTTCGGCTGGCGCCGCGGCGACTACTGGTTTCCCGACGTGCGCAGCCTGGGCGGCGCCATCGTCCTGTTCAGTTGCGTGCTCTACCCGTACGTCTATCTGCTGGCGCGCACCGCCTTCCTGGAGCGGGCCGGCGGCATGATCGAGGCGGCGCGGGTGCTGGGCCTGTCGCCGGTGCGCGCCTTCTTCGGCGTCTCGATTCCCCTGGCCCGGCCGGCGATCGCCGCGGGGATGGCGCTCGCGCTGATGGAAACCCTCGCCGACTACGGCACCGTGGCCTACTTCGCCTTGCCGACCTTCACCACCGGCATCTACCGGGCCTGGTTCTCCCTCGGCGACCGGACCGCGGCGGCCCAGCTGGCGGCCTGCTTGCTGGGTTTCGTACTGCTGCTATTGGCGTTGGAGCAAGCCAGTCGCGGCCAGGCACGCTACCACGACACCAGCGGCCGCCGCGCCGTGCGCCAGCACTTGCGGGGGTTCCCGGCGGTCCTGGCGATCCTGGGCTGCGCGCTGCCGATCGTGGTCGGTTTCCTGCTGCCGGCCGGCCTGTTGCTGCAACTGGCCCTGGCGGACGAAGGCAGCGTCGATGGCATGCCGGGACGCCGATTCTTCGACCTGGCGCGGAACAGCCTGATCCTGGCGCTGATCGCGGCATTCCTGGCGGCCGGCCTCGCGCTGCTGGTCGCCTACGGCGCCCGCCATGCGGTCCGCACCCGGCAACGCCTGGCGCAATGGTCGGCGCGCCTGGCCAGCCTGGGCTATGCGGTGCCGGGGTCGGTGATCGCGGTGGGTGTGCTGATCCCGGTGACGCGCCTGGATCACGCCCTGGCCGGGCTCTGGCAGCAGTTTTCGGGCACGCATCCGGGGCTGATCCTGACCGGCGGCATCGCCGCCCTGGTCTATGCCTATGTGGCGCGCTTCCTTTCGGTGGCGCTGCAAACGGTGGAATCCGGCATGAGCCGCATCACCGGCAGCATGGACGACGCCGCCCGCAGCCTGGGTTGCGGGCAGGGGCAGACCCTGGGTCGGGTCCACCTGCCCCTGCTGCGGGGCAGCCTGCTGACGGCGATGCTGCTGGTGTTCGTCGAAGTGATGAAGGAACTGCCCGCGACCCTGGTGATGCGGCCATTCAACTTCGATACCCTGGCCACCCAGACCTACACCCTGGCGGCCGACGAGCGCCTGGGCGAAGCTTCCATTCCGGCGCTGGCCATCGTGGCGGTGGGACTGCTGCCCATCATCCTGCTGGCCCGGCAGATCGCCCGCGGACGGGCGGCTACCGGCTGCTGA
- a CDS encoding ABC transporter ATP-binding protein, which yields MPLLELHSITQAYGDHVVVRDLSLSLAQGQIACLLGASGCGKTTVLRCIAGFEPVQRGRILLDGREVSGQVHVAPEHRQIGMVFQDYALFPHLSVRDNIGFGMGRASRDERRIRVEELLERVGLAGQDRKYPHQLSGGQQQRVALARALAPRPRLILLDEPFSSLDVELRERLSLEVRDILKAMGTSAVLVTHDQHEAFAVADVVGVMREGRIEQWDTPYQLYHCPATRYVADFIGQGVLLPGEVAGPGTVRMELGLLHSRLPLECAADCVASGRNCALDVLLRPDDVVHDDAAPVRAVVVGKTFKGAEFLYTLRLPSGHQVLSLVPSHHDHALGEKIGIRLDVDHVVAFPPRP from the coding sequence ATGCCCTTGCTGGAACTGCACAGCATCACCCAGGCCTACGGCGATCACGTCGTGGTCCGCGATCTGAGCCTTTCCCTGGCGCAGGGGCAGATCGCCTGTCTGCTGGGCGCCTCCGGATGCGGCAAGACCACCGTACTGCGCTGCATTGCCGGATTCGAGCCGGTGCAGCGGGGGCGGATACTGCTGGACGGCCGCGAGGTCAGCGGCCAGGTCCACGTGGCGCCGGAACACCGGCAGATTGGCATGGTGTTCCAGGATTACGCCCTGTTTCCGCATCTGAGCGTACGGGACAACATCGGTTTCGGCATGGGACGCGCCTCGCGCGACGAGCGGCGCATTCGCGTCGAGGAACTGCTGGAGCGAGTCGGCCTGGCCGGCCAAGACCGCAAATACCCCCACCAGCTTTCCGGCGGCCAGCAACAGCGGGTGGCCCTGGCGCGGGCGCTGGCGCCGCGCCCGCGCCTGATCCTCCTGGACGAACCTTTTTCCAGCCTGGATGTGGAACTGCGGGAACGGCTTTCCCTGGAGGTGCGTGACATTCTCAAGGCCATGGGCACCTCCGCCGTCCTGGTGACCCACGACCAGCACGAGGCTTTCGCCGTGGCCGACGTGGTGGGGGTGATGCGGGAGGGCCGCATCGAGCAATGGGACACGCCCTACCAGCTCTATCACTGCCCCGCCACCCGCTATGTGGCCGACTTCATCGGCCAGGGCGTGCTGCTGCCCGGCGAAGTGGCCGGCCCCGGGACGGTGCGGATGGAACTGGGCCTGCTGCACAGCAGGCTGCCCTTGGAGTGCGCCGCCGACTGCGTCGCCAGCGGCCGCAACTGCGCGCTGGACGTTCTGCTGCGGCCGGATGACGTGGTCCATGACGATGCCGCGCCGGTGCGCGCCGTCGTGGTGGGCAAGACCTTCAAGGGCGCGGAGTTCCTCTACACCTTGCGCTTGCCCTCGGGGCACCAGGTGTTGTCGCTGGTCCCCTCCCATCACGATCATGCGCTGGGCGAGAAAATCGGCATTCGCCTGGACGTGGATCACGTGGTGGCCTTTCCCCCGCGTCCATGA
- the aat gene encoding leucyl/phenylalanyl-tRNA--protein transferase produces MSKHPSDAFIFPPVEQALADPNGLLAVGGDLSSARLLAAYRRGIFPWFSPGDPILWWSPDPRMVLFPEEIKIRTSLARTLRNSAYEVRLDTAFDQVLQHCAETPRHGQRGTWITAEMRAAYRALHRQGYAHSVETWIDGTLAGGLYGIAIGRVFYGESMYAHRRDASKIALAHLCLYLKRREFGIIDCQMETAHLASMGARPIPRRRFLDLLEDLTAQGGSPGPWPADGILDAYRNPAGRKQRP; encoded by the coding sequence ATGAGCAAACACCCGTCCGACGCATTCATTTTCCCGCCGGTCGAGCAGGCGCTCGCCGACCCCAACGGTTTGCTGGCGGTGGGCGGCGATCTGTCCTCGGCGCGGCTGCTGGCGGCCTACCGGCGCGGCATTTTTCCCTGGTTCTCGCCCGGCGATCCCATTCTCTGGTGGTCGCCAGACCCCCGCATGGTGCTGTTTCCCGAGGAGATCAAAATCCGCACCTCGCTGGCGCGCACCTTGCGCAACAGCGCCTACGAAGTGCGCCTGGACACCGCCTTCGACCAAGTGCTCCAGCATTGCGCGGAGACGCCGCGCCACGGCCAGCGCGGCACCTGGATCACCGCCGAGATGCGGGCCGCCTACCGCGCGCTGCACCGGCAGGGCTACGCCCACAGCGTGGAAACCTGGATCGATGGAACATTGGCCGGCGGGCTGTACGGCATCGCGATCGGCCGGGTTTTCTACGGCGAATCCATGTACGCCCACCGGCGCGATGCCTCCAAGATCGCGCTGGCGCATCTTTGCCTATATTTGAAACGTCGGGAATTCGGCATAATCGACTGCCAGATGGAAACCGCGCATCTGGCGTCGATGGGCGCCCGCCCCATCCCTCGCCGCCGGTTTCTCGATCTGCTGGAAGACCTCACGGCGCAAGGCGGGTCGCCCGGTCCCTGGCCGGCCGACGGAATTCTGGACGCCTACCGGAATCCGGCAGGCCGGAAGCAACGCCCCTGA
- a CDS encoding arginyltransferase, which translates to MQVHATFPNSMTHPRDFPAFSLLQFYATAPYGCSYLPGRVARSQVATPAHLIDSELFGQLLRAGFRRSGAFTYRPHCDGCQECHPVRIPVAAFHPDRSQRRARQQHQNLVAIERPLVFREEHYQLYQRYQVARHQGGGMDQDSRDQYSHFLLQSHVDSHLVEFREREELRMVSIIDVISDGLSSVYTFYDPDIAPSSFGTYAVLWQIAQCRRLGLPHVYLGYWIRDSRKMAYKARYHPLEILHKGQWQPLENLLNPV; encoded by the coding sequence ATGCAGGTGCATGCAACGTTCCCGAACTCCATGACCCATCCCCGCGACTTTCCCGCCTTCTCCCTGTTGCAGTTCTATGCAACGGCCCCCTACGGCTGCTCCTATCTGCCGGGCCGGGTCGCGCGCTCCCAGGTCGCCACGCCGGCCCATCTGATCGACAGCGAGCTGTTCGGCCAACTGCTGCGCGCCGGCTTCCGGCGCAGCGGCGCCTTCACCTACCGGCCTCATTGCGACGGCTGCCAGGAATGCCATCCGGTGCGGATTCCAGTAGCGGCGTTCCATCCCGACCGCAGCCAGCGCCGGGCTCGGCAACAGCATCAGAACCTCGTCGCCATCGAGCGGCCGCTGGTTTTCCGCGAAGAGCATTACCAGCTCTACCAGCGCTACCAGGTCGCGCGGCATCAGGGCGGCGGCATGGACCAGGACAGCCGCGACCAGTACTCCCACTTTCTGCTCCAGAGTCACGTGGATAGCCATCTGGTGGAATTCCGCGAGCGGGAAGAGCTGCGCATGGTCAGCATCATCGACGTGATCAGCGACGGCCTGTCCTCGGTATATACCTTCTACGATCCGGACATTGCGCCCAGCAGCTTCGGCACCTATGCCGTCCTTTGGCAAATCGCCCAGTGCCGGCGCCTGGGGCTGCCCCACGTCTATCTCGGCTACTGGATCCGCGACAGCCGGAAAATGGCCTACAAGGCCAGATACCATCCGCTGGAAATCCTGCACAAGGGCCAGTGGCAACCGCTTGAAAACCTTCTGAATCCTGTTTGA
- a CDS encoding quinone-dependent dihydroorotate dehydrogenase → MPYCLIRPLLFSLGAESAHEATLAGLKRLERLGLLFPPTTQGRPVKVMGIDFPNRVGLAAGLDKNGECIDAWGKLGFGFVEIGTVTPRPQPGNPRPRLFRLPERQAIINRMGFNNHGVDALLANVRQARFKGVLGINIGKNFDTPIERAADDYLICLDKVYGAASYVTVNISSPNTKNLRQLQGESELDALLGALKQRQTALADKHGRYVPLALKIAPDLEDDQIAMIADALRRHRIDAVIATNTTLDRHGVEGLAHAGEAGGLSGAPLFEKSTAVVRALAIALGDELPIIAAGGITDGQRAKAKLDAGAALVQIYSGLIFRGPELIQECVGATA, encoded by the coding sequence CTGCCTTATTGCCTGATCCGTCCCTTGCTGTTTTCCCTGGGCGCCGAATCCGCCCATGAAGCCACCCTCGCCGGCCTCAAGCGCCTGGAGCGCCTGGGACTGCTTTTCCCGCCCACGACCCAGGGCAGGCCCGTCAAGGTGATGGGCATCGACTTTCCCAACCGGGTGGGCCTGGCCGCCGGCCTCGACAAGAACGGCGAATGCATCGATGCCTGGGGCAAGCTGGGTTTCGGTTTTGTCGAAATCGGCACCGTCACGCCCCGCCCGCAGCCCGGCAATCCCAGGCCACGCCTGTTCCGGCTGCCGGAGCGGCAGGCCATCATCAATCGCATGGGCTTCAACAACCACGGCGTCGACGCCCTGCTCGCCAACGTGCGCCAGGCTCGATTCAAGGGCGTGCTCGGGATCAACATCGGCAAGAATTTCGACACCCCGATCGAGCGGGCCGCCGACGATTACCTGATCTGCCTGGACAAGGTCTATGGCGCCGCCAGCTATGTGACGGTCAACATTTCCAGTCCCAACACCAAGAATCTGCGCCAGTTGCAGGGCGAATCGGAACTGGACGCCCTGCTGGGCGCGCTCAAGCAGCGACAGACGGCCCTGGCGGACAAGCACGGCCGCTATGTGCCTCTGGCCCTGAAAATCGCCCCCGACCTGGAAGACGACCAGATCGCCATGATCGCCGACGCCCTGCGCCGGCATCGCATCGACGCGGTGATCGCCACCAACACCACCCTGGACCGCCACGGCGTGGAGGGACTGGCGCACGCGGGGGAAGCCGGCGGCTTGTCCGGCGCCCCCCTGTTCGAGAAATCCACCGCGGTGGTTCGCGCCCTGGCGATCGCCCTGGGCGACGAACTGCCGATCATCGCGGCCGGCGGAATCACCGACGGCCAACGGGCGAAGGCCAAGCTGGACGCGGGCGCCGCGCTGGTGCAGATCTATTCGGGGCTGATTTTCCGGGGGCCGGAGCTGATCCAGGAGTGCGTCGGCGCAACGGCATAG
- a CDS encoding methyl-accepting chemotaxis protein, translating into MSLRNRLVLVLSVLAIATVVANGFSFLMFMRLADEAGKLDGRLMEMAQSTQWWIIGVTLTASAVGLAAFVQLVRILLSLLGGEPQYAANVVKRISDGDLAFRIEVQRGDSNSLLAAIAGLQGSLGNMARQLTEAASKVRATTSQFTAMTADIQQKTAVQNDVAVTSVDVVGALASALEGVATEAADASGLAEASKSRSEDSINNLTRTIQDLSQASVAVQGAAQTAKAFIDSAKSITTMTQEVKEIADQTNLLALNAAIEAARAGEQGRGFAVVADEVRKLAEKSAATANEIDTVTNALGSQSDIVESSLRHGQEALVTMQQHLDHVAATLHEANNVASQTSEGMKRILTSVREQVASSESIGGSIKHIAGMAESNGNAALQVAEEAQQLESLAGDLEKTVKRFRLQ; encoded by the coding sequence ATGTCACTGCGCAACCGGCTGGTCCTCGTCCTGTCAGTTCTCGCGATAGCGACCGTCGTCGCCAACGGCTTTAGCTTCCTGATGTTCATGCGTCTCGCCGACGAAGCCGGCAAGTTGGATGGCCGTTTGATGGAGATGGCCCAATCGACCCAATGGTGGATCATCGGGGTCACCCTGACCGCCTCCGCGGTGGGTCTGGCGGCTTTCGTGCAACTGGTGCGCATCCTGCTCAGCCTGCTCGGCGGCGAGCCGCAATACGCGGCCAACGTGGTGAAAAGGATTTCCGACGGCGACCTGGCGTTCCGTATCGAAGTCCAGCGTGGCGACAGCAACAGTCTGCTGGCGGCGATCGCCGGTCTGCAGGGCAGCCTGGGCAACATGGCCAGGCAGCTGACCGAAGCGGCGAGCAAGGTCCGCGCGACCACCTCCCAATTCACCGCCATGACCGCCGACATCCAGCAGAAAACCGCCGTACAGAACGATGTGGCCGTCACGTCGGTCGATGTCGTCGGCGCGCTGGCCTCCGCGCTGGAAGGCGTGGCCACCGAAGCGGCCGACGCCAGCGGTCTCGCCGAAGCCAGCAAATCGCGCTCCGAGGACAGCATCAACAATCTCACCCGCACCATTCAGGACCTTTCCCAGGCCAGCGTCGCCGTGCAGGGTGCCGCCCAGACCGCCAAGGCTTTCATCGACAGCGCGAAGTCGATCACCACCATGACCCAGGAGGTGAAGGAGATCGCCGATCAGACCAACCTCCTGGCCCTCAATGCCGCGATCGAGGCCGCACGGGCTGGCGAGCAGGGGCGGGGCTTCGCCGTGGTGGCCGACGAAGTGCGCAAACTGGCGGAAAAATCCGCGGCCACGGCCAACGAAATCGATACGGTCACCAATGCGTTGGGGAGCCAGTCGGACATCGTCGAATCGTCGCTGCGGCATGGCCAGGAAGCGCTGGTCACCATGCAGCAGCATCTCGACCATGTGGCGGCAACCCTCCACGAAGCAAACAACGTCGCTTCCCAGACCTCCGAGGGCATGAAGCGGATTCTGACCTCGGTCAGGGAACAGGTCGCCTCCAGCGAATCCATCGGCGGCAGTATCAAACACATCGCCGGCATGGCCGAATCCAACGGCAACGCGGCGCTTCAGGTCGCCGAGGAAGCCCAGCAACTGGAATCGCTGGCCGGAGACCTCGAAAAGACGGTGAAGCGCTTTCGTTTGCAGTAA
- a CDS encoding HDOD domain-containing protein, translated as MIESPFADIEAWSAYYEVADLPVLRHTLQQLDEMRERAESMNGRALAVVILRDPLLTLRVLNYIEKHRSHRQLTDITTIERALMMIGMGPFFRDFENLPLIEDRLKSHPRALLGLLKVIARARRAAGWARDWAVMRHDLDVDEITVAALLRYSCDMLMWCFAPGLALKVRELQANDRHLRSSVAQRMVFNVKLDDLQMALVKQWHLPTLLTTLMDAGQADNPRVRNVMLACDLARHSGNGWDDLALPDDYRAIEELLHIDHQTLMNKLGLEAAPSAGETSATGAGEG; from the coding sequence ATGATCGAGTCTCCCTTCGCTGACATCGAAGCCTGGTCCGCATACTACGAGGTAGCAGATTTGCCGGTGCTGCGCCATACGCTGCAGCAACTGGACGAGATGCGGGAACGTGCCGAATCCATGAATGGCCGTGCATTGGCGGTGGTGATCCTGCGGGACCCATTGTTGACGTTGCGTGTGTTGAATTACATCGAAAAGCACCGCAGCCATAGGCAGTTGACCGACATCACCACGATCGAGCGCGCCTTGATGATGATCGGCATGGGGCCGTTCTTTCGAGACTTCGAGAACCTGCCTCTGATCGAGGACAGGCTCAAGTCCCACCCTCGGGCCTTGCTGGGGCTGCTCAAAGTGATTGCCCGGGCCCGGCGGGCGGCGGGCTGGGCGCGGGACTGGGCGGTGATGCGCCATGATCTGGATGTGGATGAAATCACCGTCGCGGCGCTGCTGCGTTACTCATGCGACATGTTGATGTGGTGCTTCGCGCCCGGCCTTGCGCTGAAGGTGCGTGAACTGCAGGCCAACGACAGGCATCTGCGCTCTTCGGTTGCCCAGAGAATGGTATTCAACGTCAAACTGGACGATCTGCAGATGGCGCTGGTGAAGCAATGGCACCTCCCCACGCTGTTGACCACGCTGATGGACGCCGGGCAAGCCGACAATCCTCGCGTCCGCAACGTGATGCTGGCCTGCGATCTGGCGCGGCATTCGGGCAATGGCTGGGACGACCTGGCCCTGCCCGACGATTATCGTGCGATCGAGGAGTTGCTGCATATCGACCACCAGACCCTGATGAACAAGCTGGGGCTCGAAGCGGCTCCGTCAGCCGGTGAAACGTCGGCGACCGGAGCAGGGGAGGGGTGA
- a CDS encoding DUF3016 domain-containing protein, whose product MRSLKGLFLLIFALCAAAAARSEVSVSLISPEKYQDVGIHQRDIDRTLRGLEQHLRQMGKKYLPATQNMKVEILDVDLAGRYESFRLRRTDDVRVLKAEDWPRVKLRYTLTEGDKVLRQGEEWVSDINYLERVNTYPQSDPLRYEKLMLEEWFRSNLKNQP is encoded by the coding sequence ATGAGATCCCTTAAGGGTCTGTTCTTGTTGATTTTCGCCCTGTGCGCCGCTGCCGCGGCTCGGAGCGAAGTCAGCGTTTCCCTGATTTCGCCGGAAAAGTACCAGGATGTCGGTATCCATCAACGCGATATCGATCGCACCCTGCGCGGCCTGGAACAGCATCTGCGGCAGATGGGGAAAAAATACCTGCCCGCCACGCAGAATATGAAAGTCGAGATACTGGACGTCGATCTCGCTGGGCGCTATGAAAGTTTTCGCCTCCGCCGCACCGACGACGTCCGCGTCCTGAAGGCGGAGGACTGGCCGCGCGTCAAATTGCGCTACACGCTGACGGAGGGCGACAAGGTCCTGCGGCAGGGCGAGGAGTGGGTCTCGGACATCAATTACCTGGAGCGGGTCAATACATATCCCCAGTCCGATCCGCTGCGCTACGAAAAATTGATGCTGGAGGAGTGGTTCAGGTCGAACCTGAAAAACCAGCCGTAA
- a CDS encoding DNA-deoxyinosine glycosylase: MTPPLLHGLPPIIDAGARILILGSFPSVASLEAGHYYAHSRNQFWRVLAQVLERPLLSMDYEDVQAAVRQAGFAVWDVYGRCRRQGSLDTAIRDAQANDFRRLKALAPSLTRVCFNGTTAGKFAPQLAALGYETRLLPSTSPAYTLSFERKLALWKDALQPTLAAENFPGGLSTSCGDTG, translated from the coding sequence GTGACCCCGCCGCTATTGCATGGCCTGCCGCCGATCATCGACGCCGGTGCCCGGATCCTGATCCTGGGCAGCTTTCCTTCCGTGGCGTCGCTGGAGGCGGGGCACTACTATGCCCATTCCCGCAACCAGTTCTGGCGGGTTCTGGCCCAGGTGCTGGAGCGGCCGCTGCTGTCCATGGACTATGAAGACGTGCAGGCGGCGGTGCGCCAGGCGGGCTTCGCCGTCTGGGACGTTTATGGACGCTGCCGGCGCCAGGGGAGTCTCGATACCGCGATCAGGGACGCCCAGGCCAACGACTTCCGGCGCTTGAAGGCGCTTGCCCCGTCGCTGACGCGGGTCTGCTTCAACGGCACCACGGCGGGAAAGTTCGCTCCGCAACTGGCGGCGCTGGGGTACGAGACCCGGCTGCTTCCCTCCACCAGCCCCGCCTACACGCTGTCCTTCGAGCGCAAGCTGGCGCTTTGGAAAGACGCTCTCCAACCGACCCTGGCCGCGGAAAATTTCCCTGGAGGCTTGAGCACATCATGCGGCGACACGGGGTAG
- a CDS encoding SPFH domain-containing protein encodes MELFVVALLVFAIVTLLKGVRIVPQGEEWIVERLGKYHGTLLPGLSVIIPYLDRIAYKLVTKDIILDVQEQEVITKDNAVILTNAIAFIKVTDPIKAVYGVTDFAEAIRNMIMTTLRSIIGEMNLDEALSNRDKIKARLRESIADEAIDWGLTVKSVEIQDIKPSESMQRAMEAQASAERERKAMVTKAEGNKQATILNAEAQLQAARLQAEAQVTLAEASAEAIKRVSTAIGQEDAPMRYLLGEKYIAAIGNLSKSENAKTVVIPADIQESLKGMLGRKAG; translated from the coding sequence ATGGAACTGTTTGTCGTTGCCCTGCTGGTATTTGCCATCGTCACCCTGCTCAAGGGGGTGCGCATCGTACCCCAGGGGGAGGAGTGGATCGTCGAGCGCCTGGGCAAGTATCACGGCACCCTGCTGCCGGGGCTGTCGGTGATCATTCCCTACCTGGACCGTATCGCCTACAAGCTGGTGACCAAGGACATCATCCTCGACGTGCAGGAACAGGAGGTGATCACCAAGGACAATGCGGTGATCCTCACCAACGCCATCGCCTTCATCAAGGTGACGGACCCGATCAAGGCGGTCTATGGGGTGACGGATTTCGCCGAGGCGATCCGCAACATGATCATGACCACCCTGCGCTCCATCATTGGCGAGATGAACCTGGACGAGGCGCTTTCCAATCGGGACAAGATCAAGGCCCGCCTGCGGGAGAGCATCGCCGACGAGGCCATCGACTGGGGCCTGACGGTGAAGTCGGTGGAAATCCAGGACATCAAGCCGTCCGAGTCGATGCAACGAGCCATGGAGGCCCAGGCCTCCGCCGAGCGCGAGCGCAAGGCCATGGTGACCAAGGCCGAGGGCAACAAGCAGGCCACCATCCTCAACGCCGAGGCCCAGCTGCAGGCGGCGCGCCTGCAGGCCGAGGCGCAGGTGACCTTGGCGGAGGCCAGTGCCGAGGCCATCAAGCGCGTCAGTACCGCGATCGGCCAGGAGGATGCGCCGATGCGCTACCTGCTGGGCGAGAAGTACATCGCCGCGATCGGCAACCTGTCGAAGTCGGAGAACGCCAAAACCGTGGTGATCCCCGCCGATATTCAGGAAAGCCTGAAAGGAATGCTCGGCCGCAAGGCGGGATGA